The Streptomyces kanamyceticus genome window below encodes:
- a CDS encoding GntP family permease, giving the protein MSPSPFAALAAAPATEAPPHTGGILTLIDGTAGLLTVAALGIVLLLFLIIKIRLQPFVALLAVSIVVGLSAGLSVTELFGTVQKSDAVSVIESGMGGILGHVAIIIGLGTMLGAILEVSGGAEVLASRLLGLFGEKRAPLAMGLTGLIFGVPVFFDVGIFVLAPIVYAAAKRSGKSILLYCLPLLAGLSMTHAFLPPHPGPVAAAGLLKVDLGWVILMGIVCGIPAVLAAWVYSAWIGKRIFVPVPQDMVEAADEAKAAVVAEQRASGVQPSEKPVPLGVVFTIIGTPLLLILLATFSSIAFDPSTFRSVIEFFGSPFVALTIALLMAYYLLGIRRGWSRKSLETVSTSSLKPVGNILLVVGAGGIFGAVLKASGVAAAISDTFQDVGLPIIVLAYLLSLILRVAQGSATVAIVTTAGIVAPLLSEGDYSQAFVALVIMAISAGSIFASHVNDGGFWMVAKYFGISERDTLKTWTVLESVLSVAGFAVAGVVSLFV; this is encoded by the coding sequence ATGTCCCCGTCTCCCTTCGCGGCGCTCGCGGCCGCCCCCGCCACCGAGGCGCCACCGCACACCGGCGGAATCCTCACCCTGATCGACGGCACGGCGGGTCTCCTGACCGTCGCCGCGCTCGGCATCGTGCTCCTGCTCTTCCTGATCATCAAGATCAGGCTGCAGCCCTTCGTGGCGCTGCTCGCGGTCTCCATAGTCGTCGGCCTCTCGGCCGGTCTCTCCGTCACCGAACTCTTCGGCACGGTCCAGAAGTCCGACGCGGTCTCGGTCATCGAGTCGGGCATGGGCGGCATCCTCGGCCATGTGGCGATCATCATCGGCCTCGGTACGATGCTCGGCGCGATCCTCGAAGTCTCCGGCGGCGCCGAGGTGTTGGCCTCCCGCCTGCTCGGTCTCTTCGGTGAGAAGCGCGCCCCGCTCGCGATGGGCCTGACGGGCCTCATCTTCGGTGTCCCCGTCTTCTTCGACGTCGGCATCTTCGTCCTCGCACCGATCGTCTACGCCGCGGCGAAGCGCTCCGGCAAGTCGATCCTCCTCTACTGCCTCCCCCTGCTCGCGGGTCTCTCCATGACCCACGCGTTCCTGCCCCCGCACCCCGGTCCGGTGGCCGCGGCGGGTCTCCTGAAGGTGGACCTCGGCTGGGTCATCCTCATGGGCATCGTCTGCGGCATCCCCGCGGTCCTCGCCGCCTGGGTCTACTCCGCCTGGATCGGCAAGCGCATCTTCGTGCCCGTGCCGCAGGACATGGTCGAGGCCGCCGACGAGGCGAAGGCCGCGGTCGTCGCCGAGCAGCGCGCCTCGGGCGTACAGCCCAGCGAGAAGCCGGTGCCGCTCGGCGTCGTCTTCACCATCATCGGTACGCCGCTGCTCCTGATCCTCCTCGCCACCTTCTCCTCGATCGCCTTCGACCCCTCCACGTTCCGGTCGGTCATCGAGTTCTTCGGCAGCCCCTTCGTCGCGCTGACGATCGCCCTGCTGATGGCGTACTACCTGCTCGGCATCCGGCGCGGCTGGTCCCGCAAGTCCCTTGAGACGGTGTCGACTTCGTCCCTCAAGCCGGTCGGCAACATCCTCCTGGTGGTTGGCGCGGGCGGGATCTTCGGCGCGGTCCTCAAGGCCAGCGGCGTCGCCGCGGCCATCTCGGACACCTTCCAGGACGTGGGCCTGCCGATCATCGTCCTCGCCTACCTGCTCTCCCTGATCCTGCGCGTGGCCCAGGGTTCGGCGACGGTCGCGATCGTCACGACGGCGGGCATCGTGGCCCCGCTCCTCTCCGAGGGCGACTACTCGCAGGCGTTCGTGGCCCTGGTCATCATGGCGATCTCGGCGGGCTCGATCTTCGCCTCGCACGTCAATGACGGCGGGTTCTGGATGGTGGCGAAGTACTTCGGCATCAGCGAGCGGGACACGCTGAAGACGTGGACGGTGCTGGAATCGGTCCTGTCGGTGGCCGGGTTCGCGGTCGCGGGCGTGGTGAGCCTGTTCGTGTAG
- a CDS encoding phospholipase A2, which produces MRARNVLSKAFATVLTALLAVAVLPGEAYAGPASRSVADVRGEADRIMGLSRLDFINHDHIPPFDWDTDGCTFWPDGVFYEACAQHDFGYRNYGNHGSTHLSLSPTEETKAWLDERLHNQMRFACNENWPAGSASHTSCLAQATIIHDALSAGIGKENFF; this is translated from the coding sequence ATGCGCGCCCGTAACGTACTGAGCAAAGCCTTCGCCACTGTCCTGACCGCGCTGCTCGCGGTCGCCGTCCTGCCGGGGGAGGCGTACGCCGGGCCCGCCTCCAGGTCCGTCGCCGACGTCCGGGGCGAGGCCGACCGCATCATGGGCCTCAGCAGGCTCGACTTCATCAATCACGACCACATCCCACCGTTCGACTGGGACACGGACGGCTGTACGTTCTGGCCGGACGGCGTCTTCTACGAGGCATGCGCCCAGCACGACTTCGGCTACCGCAACTACGGCAACCACGGCTCCACCCATCTCAGCCTGAGCCCCACGGAGGAAACCAAGGCCTGGCTCGACGAGCGCCTGCACAATCAGATGCGGTTCGCGTGCAACGAGAACTGGCCCGCGGGGAGCGCCTCGCACACCTCCTGCCTCGCCCAGGCGACGATCATCCACGACGCCCTGTCGGCCGGTATCGGCAAGGAGAACTTCTTCTAG
- a CDS encoding serine hydrolase domain-containing protein: protein MTQPRNPVSTRRRLALGSVAAVAATAALAMPAAQAAQPDVRAADSGRADLQRGLDDIVREDGTVGAEATLVNGRGSSSVRSGTAELGTDLPVPRQGYFRMGSNTKTFVSTVVLQLVGEGRMRLDDKVERWLPGVVKGNGNDGGRITVRQLLQHTSGVPDYAAQLPILDGDQFQKHRFDRYQPRELVDMALRNRPTFEPGKGWSYSNTGYILAGMIIEKVTGRHWSDEVRARIIEPLGLTHTFSAGTRTGLPRPHAKGYHQFKPGGPLVDSTKMSMTWGSSAGDLVTNSTDLARFWRALLGGKLLAPKQLAQMQKTVPAPMEGSVAPRKAGLGIFWTQLSCGGGSWSHGGTTIGHLNANGFIDKGKKGVIVMRSTNLNTEDRDERTDRLVDATLCKMK, encoded by the coding sequence ATGACGCAGCCACGAAACCCCGTCTCCACGCGCCGCCGTCTCGCCCTGGGCTCCGTGGCGGCGGTCGCCGCCACGGCGGCACTGGCGATGCCCGCGGCGCAGGCGGCCCAGCCGGACGTCCGAGCGGCCGATTCCGGCCGGGCGGACCTTCAACGGGGCCTGGACGACATCGTCCGCGAGGACGGAACGGTGGGCGCCGAGGCCACCTTGGTGAACGGTCGCGGGAGCAGCTCCGTGCGCAGCGGCACCGCCGAACTCGGCACCGACCTGCCGGTGCCGCGCCAGGGCTACTTCCGGATGGGCAGCAACACCAAGACCTTCGTCTCGACCGTGGTGCTGCAACTCGTGGGCGAAGGCCGCATGCGACTCGACGACAAGGTCGAGCGCTGGCTGCCCGGAGTGGTCAAGGGCAACGGCAACGACGGCGGGCGGATCACCGTGCGCCAGCTGCTGCAGCACACGAGCGGGGTGCCCGACTACGCCGCTCAGCTGCCCATCCTCGACGGAGACCAGTTCCAGAAGCACCGCTTCGACCGCTACCAGCCGCGCGAACTGGTCGACATGGCCCTGCGGAACCGGCCCACCTTCGAGCCCGGCAAGGGCTGGAGCTACTCCAACACCGGTTACATACTCGCCGGGATGATCATCGAGAAGGTGACGGGGCGCCACTGGAGCGACGAGGTCCGTGCCCGGATCATCGAACCCCTCGGCCTCACGCACACGTTCTCCGCGGGCACGCGCACCGGCCTTCCCCGGCCGCACGCCAAGGGCTATCACCAGTTCAAGCCCGGCGGCCCACTGGTCGACAGCACCAAGATGAGCATGACCTGGGGCAGCTCGGCGGGCGACCTCGTCACCAACTCGACCGACCTCGCGCGCTTCTGGCGCGCTCTGCTCGGCGGCAAGCTGCTGGCGCCGAAGCAGCTGGCGCAGATGCAGAAGACGGTGCCGGCCCCGATGGAGGGCAGCGTGGCGCCCAGGAAAGCAGGGCTCGGCATTTTCTGGACGCAGCTCAGCTGCGGCGGCGGCTCCTGGAGCCACGGCGGGACCACCATCGGTCATCTGAACGCCAACGGCTTCATCGACAAGGGCAAGAAGGGAGTCATCGTGATGCGCTCCACCAACCTGAACACGGAGGACCGCGACGAGCGCACCGACCGGCTCGTCGACGCCACTTTGTGCAAGATGAAGTGA
- a CDS encoding O-methyltransferase produces MAPTNTLEDPRVASALDRMFRQAEQDEATSRRIRAEWPQGSAPLDPQEQADAKAEVYMPISAQGGRLLYNLIRAARPATVVEFGTSFGISTLHLAAAVRDNGTGRVISTELSAAKAAAARRTFAETGLDDLITVLEGDARDTLAAVTDAADFVLLDGWKDLCLPVLRLLEPRLAPGTLVVADDVDLADLAPYLDYVRDSRNGYQSVTFPVEDGMEISCRL; encoded by the coding sequence ATGGCACCCACCAACACCCTCGAAGACCCCCGCGTCGCCTCCGCCCTCGACCGGATGTTCCGGCAGGCCGAACAGGACGAGGCGACCAGCAGGCGGATCCGGGCGGAGTGGCCCCAGGGCTCCGCGCCCCTCGACCCGCAGGAACAGGCCGACGCCAAGGCGGAGGTGTACATGCCGATCTCCGCCCAGGGTGGCCGCCTCCTCTACAACCTGATCCGGGCCGCCCGCCCCGCCACCGTCGTCGAGTTCGGCACGTCCTTCGGCATCTCCACGCTCCACCTCGCCGCCGCGGTGCGCGACAACGGGACGGGGCGCGTGATCAGTACGGAACTGAGCGCCGCCAAGGCCGCGGCCGCCCGCCGGACGTTCGCCGAGACGGGTCTCGACGACCTGATCACCGTCCTCGAAGGAGACGCCCGCGACACCCTCGCCGCGGTCACCGACGCCGCGGACTTCGTCCTCCTCGACGGCTGGAAGGACCTGTGCCTGCCCGTCCTGCGACTCCTCGAACCACGCCTGGCGCCCGGCACGCTCGTCGTCGCCGACGACGTCGACCTGGCGGACCTCGCGCCCTACCTCGACTACGTCCGTGACTCCCGGAACGGGTACCAGAGCGTCACGTTCCCCGTGGAGGACGGCATGGAGATCAGCTGCCGCCTCTGA
- a CDS encoding Nramp family divalent metal transporter — translation MAESTSGGTETGEGVVRLRKASWKYVGPGIVVAATGVGAGDLVATLIAGSKFGYTLLWAAIIGCLVKISLAEATGRWHLATGRTLFEGWRSLGQWTTYYFAIYVVIWGFVYGATAMSSSALPLVALFPDGPSLKAWAVLCGVLGLAFVWFNRYAVFEKVMTVVIGMKFLIVVYVAIRVAPDLGNAVKGLVPALPDGSLLYTLGLIGGVGGTITMAAYGYWVNSKGWTDISWLKVMRLDNRVAYITTGIFVVAMMIIGAELLHSTNIALTSGDRGLIDLGKVLEDRFGAVTANLFLIGFFATSFGALMGVWHGVSLMFADFVERIQRERRVPDGTPAQEEGMVAEVAAGKREKSVPFRAYLLWLTFPPMGLLFLDQPFGLVIAYGVLGAFFMPFLALTLLWLLNSSRTPKEWRNGMLSNVMLAGAGLLFLILCVQQVRDLPW, via the coding sequence ATGGCTGAATCGACGAGTGGCGGGACCGAAACGGGCGAGGGCGTCGTCCGGCTCCGCAAGGCGAGCTGGAAGTACGTCGGCCCCGGCATCGTCGTCGCGGCGACCGGCGTCGGCGCCGGTGACCTGGTCGCGACGCTCATCGCGGGCAGCAAGTTCGGCTACACGCTGCTGTGGGCCGCGATCATCGGCTGTCTGGTGAAGATCTCCCTCGCCGAGGCGACGGGCCGCTGGCACCTGGCCACCGGGCGCACCCTTTTCGAGGGCTGGCGCAGCCTCGGGCAGTGGACCACCTACTACTTCGCGATCTACGTCGTCATCTGGGGCTTCGTCTACGGCGCCACGGCCATGTCCTCCAGCGCCCTGCCGCTGGTCGCGCTCTTCCCCGACGGGCCGAGCCTGAAGGCCTGGGCGGTCCTGTGCGGCGTGCTCGGCCTCGCCTTCGTCTGGTTCAACCGGTACGCCGTCTTCGAGAAGGTCATGACGGTCGTCATCGGCATGAAGTTCCTGATCGTCGTGTACGTCGCGATCCGCGTCGCCCCCGACCTCGGCAACGCCGTCAAGGGCCTCGTGCCCGCCCTGCCCGACGGTTCGCTGCTCTACACGCTCGGCCTGATCGGCGGCGTCGGCGGCACCATCACCATGGCCGCGTACGGGTACTGGGTGAACTCCAAGGGCTGGACCGACATCAGCTGGCTCAAGGTGATGCGGCTCGACAACCGCGTCGCGTACATCACCACCGGCATCTTCGTCGTCGCGATGATGATCATCGGCGCCGAGCTCCTGCACTCCACGAACATCGCCCTCACCTCGGGCGACCGGGGCCTCATCGACCTCGGCAAGGTCCTGGAGGACCGGTTCGGCGCGGTCACCGCGAACCTCTTCCTGATCGGCTTCTTCGCCACGTCGTTCGGCGCGCTGATGGGCGTGTGGCACGGGGTGAGCCTGATGTTCGCGGACTTCGTGGAGCGCATCCAGCGCGAGCGCAGGGTCCCCGACGGCACCCCCGCCCAGGAGGAGGGCATGGTCGCCGAGGTCGCGGCGGGCAAGCGCGAGAAGTCGGTGCCGTTCCGGGCGTACCTGCTCTGGCTGACGTTCCCGCCGATGGGCCTGCTCTTCCTGGACCAGCCGTTCGGCCTCGTCATCGCCTACGGCGTACTCGGCGCGTTCTTCATGCCCTTCCTCGCCCTGACACTCCTCTGGCTGCTCAACTCCTCGCGCACGCCCAAGGAGTGGCGCAACGGCATGCTGAGCAACGTGATGCTGGCGGGCGCCGGGCTGCTCTTCCTGATCCTCTGCGTGCAGCAGGTGCGCGACCTGCCCTGGTAG
- a CDS encoding M14 family metallopeptidase, with translation MRLRIRGRRSAALAALLALAVAAPITANASPGSADQAPRKTAAADDNETRQYEIPLRDDRAARTALARTGVAIDEVDARAVVVSASGQEAAKLRELGYRLKPLAGPPKRTDGHAIEPKDFPPADAKYHNYAEMNAEIDQRIAAYPSLMTKKVIGKSYSGRDIVAIKISDNVGTDEAEPEVLFTHHQHAREHLTVEMALYLLRELGAGYGSDARIKKMVDSREIWIVPDMNPDGGEYDIATGSYRSWRLNRQPNSNGRTGTDLNRNWGYKWGCCGGSSSTPGSETYRGSAAESAPEVKVVSNFVRSRVVGGKQQIKAAIDFHTYSELVLWPYGYTYNDTAPGLTQDDRDAHAAVGKKMAASNGYTPEQSSDLYITDGTIDDWLWGDQKIFSYTFEMYPRSGGGGFYPPDEVIERETSRNRDAVLQLLENSDCMYRSIGKEQQYCTS, from the coding sequence ATGCGACTTCGGATACGCGGCAGAAGATCCGCCGCGCTAGCGGCACTTCTCGCCCTCGCCGTCGCGGCACCCATCACCGCCAACGCCTCACCGGGCTCGGCCGACCAGGCCCCCCGCAAGACGGCGGCGGCCGACGACAACGAGACGCGTCAGTACGAGATCCCGCTGCGCGACGACCGCGCGGCCCGCACCGCGCTCGCCCGCACCGGCGTCGCCATCGACGAGGTCGACGCCCGCGCGGTGGTCGTCTCGGCGTCCGGCCAAGAGGCGGCGAAGCTGCGGGAGTTGGGCTACAGGCTCAAGCCCCTGGCCGGACCCCCGAAGCGTACGGACGGGCACGCGATCGAGCCCAAGGACTTCCCGCCCGCCGACGCGAAGTACCACAACTACGCCGAGATGAACGCGGAGATCGACCAGCGCATCGCGGCGTACCCGAGCCTGATGACGAAGAAGGTCATCGGCAAGTCGTACTCCGGCAGGGACATCGTCGCCATCAAGATCAGCGACAACGTGGGCACCGACGAGGCCGAGCCGGAAGTCCTCTTCACCCACCACCAGCACGCCCGCGAGCACCTGACGGTCGAGATGGCGCTGTACCTGCTGCGCGAACTCGGCGCGGGCTACGGCTCGGACGCCCGCATCAAGAAGATGGTGGACTCGCGCGAGATCTGGATCGTCCCCGACATGAACCCGGACGGCGGCGAGTACGACATCGCGACCGGCTCGTACCGCAGCTGGCGACTGAACCGACAGCCCAACTCCAACGGCCGCACCGGCACCGACCTGAACCGCAACTGGGGCTACAAGTGGGGCTGCTGCGGCGGCTCTTCGAGCACCCCTGGCTCCGAGACCTACCGGGGATCGGCCGCCGAGTCGGCGCCCGAGGTGAAGGTCGTCTCCAACTTCGTGCGCAGCCGCGTCGTCGGCGGCAAGCAGCAGATCAAGGCCGCGATCGACTTCCACACGTACAGCGAACTGGTCCTGTGGCCGTACGGCTACACGTACAACGACACGGCGCCAGGGCTGACCCAGGACGACCGCGACGCGCACGCCGCCGTCGGAAAGAAGATGGCCGCGAGCAACGGCTACACGCCCGAGCAGTCCAGTGACCTCTACATCACGGACGGCACGATCGACGACTGGCTCTGGGGCGACCAGAAGATCTTCAGCTACACCTTCGAGATGTACCCGCGATCCGGCGGCGGCGGCTTCTACCCGCCCGACGAGGTCATCGAGCGGGAGACGTCACGCAACCGCGACGCGGTCCTGCAGCTCCTGGAGAATTCGGACTGCATGTACCGTTCGATCGGCAAGGAGCAGCAGTACTGCACGAGTTGA
- a CDS encoding TetR/AcrR family transcriptional regulator, with product MERGRTADAAAGPPPAARHHGNRHGRSEQARQAVLEAADDLLVEKGFTGVTIEGIAARAGVAKQTVYRWWKTKTDILLDAFLQDAAEALTPPDHGDLAPDLRAHLRQLALFLTRSDAGAVFKALIGHAQHDPAFAAALRSGYLDEQRRRDRLPLERAVARGQLAAGLDMAAEIDQLVGPVYHRVLVTAEPVDQAFTDRLVEAFLHRAGAGDLGSR from the coding sequence ATGGAACGAGGACGTACGGCCGACGCCGCGGCCGGGCCACCACCGGCGGCGCGCCACCACGGCAACAGGCACGGCCGCAGCGAACAGGCCCGGCAGGCGGTCCTTGAGGCGGCCGACGACCTCTTGGTCGAGAAGGGCTTCACCGGCGTCACCATCGAGGGCATCGCCGCCCGGGCGGGCGTCGCCAAGCAGACCGTCTACCGCTGGTGGAAGACCAAGACCGACATCCTCCTGGACGCCTTCCTCCAGGACGCGGCCGAAGCGCTGACGCCGCCGGACCACGGCGACCTGGCCCCGGACCTCCGCGCCCACCTGCGCCAACTGGCCCTGTTCCTCACCCGGTCCGACGCGGGCGCCGTCTTCAAGGCCCTCATCGGGCACGCCCAGCACGATCCCGCGTTCGCCGCGGCGCTGCGCTCCGGGTACCTCGACGAACAGCGCCGACGCGACCGGCTCCCGCTGGAACGCGCGGTGGCACGCGGCCAGCTCGCCGCCGGACTCGACATGGCGGCGGAGATCGACCAGCTCGTGGGGCCGGTCTACCACCGCGTCCTGGTGACGGCGGAACCCGTCGACCAGGCTTTCACCGACCGCCTCGTGGAGGCGTTCCTGCACCGCGCGGGCGCGGGGGATTTGGGAAGCAGATGA
- a CDS encoding RidA family protein: protein MTEKIALTPATHTTPPAKFSHGVKKGNILQVAGQVGFLPAEEGKAPTPAGPTLREQTLQTFANVKAILEEGGATWDDVMMMRVYLTDVDHFAEMNEIYNSYFEEQGLKAPASARTTVYVGLPKGLLIEIDALAVLS from the coding sequence ATGACCGAGAAGATCGCCCTCACCCCGGCCACCCACACCACCCCGCCCGCGAAGTTCTCCCACGGCGTGAAGAAGGGCAACATCCTTCAGGTCGCCGGTCAGGTCGGCTTCCTGCCCGCCGAGGAGGGCAAGGCCCCCACCCCCGCGGGCCCGACCCTGCGCGAGCAGACCCTCCAGACCTTCGCCAACGTCAAGGCGATCCTCGAAGAGGGCGGCGCGACCTGGGACGACGTGATGATGATGCGCGTCTACCTCACGGACGTGGACCACTTCGCGGAGATGAACGAGATCTACAACTCCTACTTCGAGGAGCAGGGTCTGAAGGCCCCGGCCTCCGCCCGCACCACCGTCTACGTGGGCCTGCCCAAGGGCCTGCTCATCGAGATCGACGCGCTCGCAGTCCTGAGCTGA
- a CDS encoding alpha/beta hydrolase → MRHIRIPTLGLALAACLGAAPAATATATPAGTSAASKSGAGLDRYYDQRLGWGDCAKGPDDAMGRDLDKAGVQCADVTVPLDYAKPQGRTITVAVSRLKATDTRHRIGSMLLNNGGPGNGAVQSPPEFHAWMKKTGPRYDIVGFDPRFVGRSTPLDCGWNVGTNLFSAGLSRASFERQVALHKDLAAKCRAGNADVLPHVSTRNTARDMDVIRGALGERKISYFGYSYGTYLGTVYTQMFPGRTDRMVLDGAIDPRKFGPRLLKEAVGENERALADWATWAAARDNTYGLGRTRAQVLATIDGVIKKSSRAPLTVGTAPDAFRLDDTQVPFVLLAGLDSDTDASRASLGEQVSVLAKAAAGQAPTKLSPQFAGLLRLATTGDQSNMGSSQTAVICGDVAAPRDPEVYWRDIQRSRAAYPRFGAVNNNIGPCAFWDRPREKPTQVKHDAKALIVSATGDPRTPHKGAVALHDQLPSSKLITVKGANRHAVYGLYENACVDKKVNRYLATGKLPTGDQSCAK, encoded by the coding sequence ATGAGACATATACGGATCCCGACCCTGGGCCTCGCCCTCGCCGCCTGCCTCGGCGCGGCCCCCGCCGCGACCGCCACGGCCACCCCCGCCGGGACCTCCGCCGCGTCGAAGTCCGGTGCCGGGCTCGACCGTTACTACGACCAGCGCCTGGGCTGGGGCGACTGTGCCAAGGGCCCGGACGACGCCATGGGCCGCGACTTGGACAAGGCGGGTGTGCAGTGCGCGGACGTCACCGTGCCGCTCGACTACGCCAAGCCCCAGGGCCGTACGATCACCGTCGCGGTGTCCCGGCTCAAGGCCACCGACACCCGCCACCGCATCGGCTCGATGCTGCTCAACAACGGCGGTCCCGGCAACGGCGCCGTCCAGTCGCCGCCGGAATTCCACGCGTGGATGAAGAAGACGGGGCCGCGGTACGACATCGTCGGCTTCGATCCCCGATTCGTCGGCCGCAGCACCCCGTTGGACTGCGGCTGGAACGTCGGCACCAACCTCTTCTCGGCCGGTCTCAGCCGGGCCAGCTTCGAGCGCCAGGTCGCCCTGCACAAGGACCTGGCCGCCAAGTGCCGTGCCGGCAACGCGGACGTGCTGCCGCACGTGAGCACCCGCAACACCGCCCGCGACATGGACGTCATCCGTGGCGCGCTCGGCGAGAGGAAGATCTCCTACTTCGGCTATTCGTACGGCACTTACCTCGGCACCGTATACACCCAGATGTTCCCGGGACGTACCGACCGCATGGTCCTGGACGGCGCCATCGACCCGCGCAAGTTCGGCCCCCGGCTGCTCAAGGAGGCCGTCGGCGAGAACGAGCGCGCGCTCGCCGACTGGGCCACGTGGGCTGCTGCCCGCGACAACACCTACGGACTCGGCCGCACCCGCGCCCAGGTCCTCGCCACCATCGACGGGGTCATCAAGAAGTCCTCGCGCGCCCCGCTGACCGTCGGCACCGCCCCGGACGCCTTCCGACTCGACGACACCCAGGTCCCGTTCGTGCTCCTCGCCGGGCTCGACAGCGACACCGACGCCTCGCGGGCGTCCCTCGGCGAGCAGGTGTCCGTCCTCGCGAAGGCCGCCGCCGGGCAGGCGCCGACCAAGCTCTCGCCGCAGTTCGCCGGGCTCCTGCGGCTCGCGACGACCGGCGACCAGTCGAACATGGGCAGTTCGCAGACCGCCGTCATCTGCGGCGACGTGGCCGCCCCGCGTGACCCCGAGGTCTACTGGCGCGACATCCAGCGCAGCCGCGCCGCCTACCCGCGCTTCGGCGCGGTGAACAACAACATCGGCCCGTGCGCCTTCTGGGACCGGCCCCGCGAGAAGCCCACCCAGGTCAAGCACGACGCCAAGGCGCTGATCGTGTCCGCCACCGGTGACCCGCGCACCCCGCACAAGGGCGCCGTCGCGCTGCACGACCAGCTCCCCAGCTCCAAGCTGATCACGGTCAAGGGCGCCAACCGGCACGCGGTCTATGGCCTCTACGAGAACGCCTGCGTCGACAAGAAGGTCAACCGCTACCTGGCCACGGGCAAGTTGCCCACCGGCGACCAGAGCTGCGCCAAGTAG
- a CDS encoding class I SAM-dependent methyltransferase, protein MESIPANRRLWNRISSTYQHEHDPQIGAAPRLWGMYSIPDAHLGALGDVTGKRVLELGCGAGQWSRALAAEGAAVVGFDLSDAQLAAADRAMGAVRYPLVQGAAEQLPFAAASFDLVFCDFGGLSWAPPHLAVPEAARVLGRGGRLVFNVASPWFEACYDEAASRVTTTLRQDYFGLNTIAEGDGATSYQLTYGDWVRVLRGAGLVIDDLIEPRPEPGTPNGYNETDPPDWAHRWPAELLWVTHKP, encoded by the coding sequence GTGGAAAGCATCCCCGCCAACCGGCGGCTCTGGAACCGGATCAGCAGCACCTACCAGCACGAGCACGACCCGCAGATCGGCGCCGCACCCCGGCTGTGGGGCATGTACTCCATCCCCGACGCGCACCTGGGCGCCCTGGGCGACGTCACCGGCAAGCGCGTCCTCGAACTCGGCTGCGGCGCAGGCCAGTGGTCCAGGGCGCTCGCCGCCGAGGGTGCCGCCGTGGTCGGGTTCGACCTGTCGGACGCCCAACTCGCCGCGGCGGACCGCGCGATGGGAGCGGTCCGCTATCCGCTGGTGCAGGGCGCCGCCGAACAACTCCCCTTCGCCGCCGCCAGCTTCGACCTGGTGTTCTGCGACTTCGGTGGGCTCAGCTGGGCGCCCCCGCACCTGGCCGTCCCGGAGGCCGCACGCGTCTTGGGCCGGGGCGGGCGCCTGGTGTTCAACGTCGCCAGCCCGTGGTTCGAAGCGTGCTACGACGAAGCCGCGAGCCGTGTGACCACGACGCTGCGGCAGGACTACTTCGGTCTGAACACCATCGCCGAAGGCGACGGCGCGACCAGCTATCAGCTCACCTACGGCGACTGGGTCAGGGTCCTGCGCGGCGCGGGTCTCGTCATCGACGACCTCATCGAGCCGCGGCCCGAACCCGGAACACCCAACGGCTACAACGAGACCGACCCGCCCGACTGGGCACATCGCTGGCCGGCGGAACTGCTCTGGGTGACCCACAAGCCGTGA
- a CDS encoding IclR family transcriptional regulator: protein MSQTVDRALSILPLLAEGPADLGQVADRLGVHKSTALRLLRTLLEHGLVFRQSDQRYRLGARLFALAQEAVENLDVREIAHPHLLALNEKCGHTVHLAVYEEQEVVYIDKVESRYPVRMYSRIGKPVAITVAAVAKLLLSDFPEAERRAIAEKLDYPTYTSRSTPNAAAFLRELDKVREQGWATDLGGHEESINCIGAPIRGADGRVVAAMSVSAPNVVVTAEELLTLLPLVRRTADAISREYSGAVPEAKADARSDAKTTPLKEA, encoded by the coding sequence ATGAGCCAGACCGTCGACCGCGCGCTCTCGATCCTGCCGCTGCTCGCCGAGGGCCCCGCCGACCTGGGCCAGGTCGCCGACCGGCTCGGCGTCCACAAGTCCACGGCGCTCAGGTTGCTCCGCACTCTGCTCGAACACGGCCTGGTATTCCGCCAGTCCGACCAGCGCTACCGCCTGGGCGCGCGGCTCTTCGCGCTCGCCCAGGAGGCCGTCGAGAACCTCGACGTACGCGAGATCGCCCACCCCCACCTCCTCGCGCTCAACGAGAAGTGCGGCCACACGGTCCACCTCGCCGTGTACGAGGAGCAGGAGGTCGTCTACATCGACAAGGTCGAGAGCCGCTATCCGGTGCGGATGTACTCGCGCATCGGCAAGCCGGTGGCCATCACCGTCGCCGCCGTCGCCAAGCTGCTGCTCTCCGACTTCCCGGAAGCCGAGCGCCGCGCCATCGCGGAGAAGCTCGACTACCCCACCTACACGTCCCGTTCGACACCCAACGCCGCAGCGTTCCTGCGGGAGTTGGACAAGGTGCGCGAACAGGGCTGGGCCACCGACCTCGGTGGTCACGAGGAGTCCATCAACTGCATCGGGGCCCCCATCCGCGGTGCGGACGGCCGTGTCGTCGCCGCCATGTCGGTCTCCGCGCCGAACGTGGTCGTCACGGCCGAGGAACTCCTCACCCTCCTTCCGCTGGTGCGCCGCACGGCGGACGCCATCAGCCGGGAGTACTCCGGCGCCGTGCCCGAGGCGAAGGCCGACGCGCGGTCCGATGCGAAAACCACCCCTCTCAAGGAAGCCTGA